Proteins from a genomic interval of Sporolactobacillus sp. Y61:
- a CDS encoding DUF58 domain-containing protein, whose translation MTPLHTFFHRLTHSVWLHYGTVLFVLGLMFAFALAQGSFISWFLFYVFLPIALYITLLMFYPRQLIHPVRTFQNQQLHAGDTLKIDLILSRTHAFPFILLSVTDGPDDSEESGSVKVHTSASFWSGKSVTVHYAIPEIRRGAHRFSTVQVNIEDPLGFFKRKLILPCPQSVLVFPKISQIRLNDRRMGNVDPRFTSQDIDLSQFSGIRAYQPNDRISWLDWKSTARSGRLVSKQFDRDLERHASIVLVVKDHDSGPVFERSISFTASFVKMLLSAGYTVRLACSNRQAPAYLRGDVKKGMQEAGRLLAGLTRQDALRTEDVQLAVNSKVAGFAVSTDPALAAALIEFARAKKQRQALFLVTDRPGDADIGRFASPYLSLFVVAHDHFDSLIQARDKNG comes from the coding sequence ATGACGCCTCTTCACACGTTCTTTCACCGTTTAACGCACAGCGTCTGGTTACATTATGGTACCGTGCTTTTCGTCCTCGGTCTGATGTTTGCTTTTGCCCTGGCTCAGGGGAGCTTTATCAGCTGGTTTCTCTTTTATGTGTTTTTACCCATCGCTCTGTATATCACGTTACTGATGTTCTATCCACGTCAGTTGATCCATCCGGTCAGAACTTTTCAAAATCAGCAGCTGCATGCCGGTGACACGCTGAAGATCGATCTGATTCTAAGCAGAACACACGCTTTTCCCTTTATCCTGCTGTCTGTTACGGACGGGCCTGATGATTCAGAGGAAAGTGGGTCGGTAAAGGTTCACACCAGCGCGTCGTTCTGGTCTGGGAAAAGCGTAACCGTTCACTATGCCATTCCTGAGATCAGACGCGGAGCGCACCGGTTTTCTACTGTGCAGGTGAATATTGAAGATCCCCTTGGCTTTTTTAAACGGAAACTGATTCTGCCCTGTCCTCAGTCTGTTCTTGTTTTTCCAAAAATCAGTCAGATCCGGCTGAATGACCGAAGGATGGGAAACGTTGACCCCAGGTTTACCTCACAGGACATCGATCTGTCCCAATTCAGTGGCATAAGGGCCTATCAGCCCAATGACAGGATATCCTGGCTTGACTGGAAATCAACCGCGCGCAGCGGTCGGCTGGTAAGTAAGCAATTTGATCGCGATCTGGAACGGCACGCCTCCATCGTTCTTGTGGTCAAAGACCATGATTCCGGTCCGGTGTTTGAACGCAGTATTTCTTTCACTGCATCGTTTGTGAAAATGCTGCTGTCGGCAGGATACACCGTGCGGCTGGCCTGCAGTAATCGTCAGGCACCGGCCTATTTACGGGGTGATGTAAAAAAGGGGATGCAGGAAGCAGGGAGACTGCTCGCCGGTCTGACCCGGCAGGATGCTCTGCGAACAGAAGATGTACAGCTTGCCGTGAATAGCAAAGTTGCCGGTTTTGCAGTCAGTACGGATCCGGCCCTGGCGGCTGCCCTTATTGAGTTTGCCCGGGCAAAAAAACAGCGTCAGGCCCTTTTTCTTGTCACCGATCGGCCGGGAGACGCTGATATTGGCCGGTTTGCTTCCCCTTATCTTTCTCTTTTTGTTGTGGCACATGATCATTTTGACAGTCTGATTCAAGCGAGGGATAAAAATGGCTGA
- a CDS encoding MoxR family ATPase, which translates to MNQNSDAHDLISEMIKNVETVVIGKHTAVKLITLAMLAGGHVLIEDIPGVGKTRLVRAMARSIGAKFKRIQFTPDLLPSDITGLSIYNQKSGEFEFRPGPLMGNIILADEINRTSPKTQSALLEGMAEGRITVDGVTRQLPELFFVMATQNPIEYEGTYSLPEAQLDRFLLKLSLGYPSRENELELLNRMSGKDPLEDLRPVLSVEDILEMRREAQQVYVSDGIKNYLLDIITATRNHPMIYLGVSPRGTLSMISAIRARAFIEQRDFVVPDDVKAVAPYVLSHRLVMKPEAAYSSLTAETAMHEILDHVKVPVRDKKSVK; encoded by the coding sequence ATGAACCAAAATTCTGATGCACATGATCTGATTTCAGAAATGATAAAAAATGTCGAGACGGTTGTGATCGGAAAACATACAGCAGTGAAACTGATTACTCTGGCGATGCTTGCGGGCGGACATGTTCTGATCGAAGATATTCCCGGTGTCGGGAAAACCAGGCTGGTCCGTGCCATGGCCCGCTCAATCGGAGCGAAGTTCAAGAGAATTCAGTTTACCCCTGATCTTCTTCCTTCAGATATCACGGGACTTTCCATATATAATCAGAAGAGCGGTGAATTCGAATTTCGTCCGGGTCCGCTGATGGGCAACATTATCCTTGCAGACGAAATTAACCGGACGTCACCGAAAACCCAGTCAGCACTGCTTGAAGGGATGGCGGAAGGCCGGATCACAGTAGACGGTGTGACCCGCCAGTTGCCTGAGCTGTTTTTTGTTATGGCGACGCAAAATCCGATTGAATATGAGGGCACCTATTCTCTTCCGGAGGCACAGCTTGACCGTTTCCTGCTTAAACTTTCTCTTGGTTATCCGTCGAGAGAAAATGAACTTGAACTTCTCAACCGGATGTCGGGTAAAGATCCGCTTGAGGATCTCCGTCCCGTTCTTTCAGTAGAAGATATTCTGGAGATGCGCCGTGAAGCGCAGCAGGTTTATGTCTCGGACGGGATTAAAAATTATCTGCTGGATATTATTACGGCGACGAGAAATCATCCCATGATTTATCTTGGCGTGAGTCCGCGGGGGACGCTCAGTATGATCAGCGCTATCCGTGCCCGTGCTTTTATCGAGCAGCGTGATTTTGTCGTTCCGGATGATGTCAAAGCGGTCGCCCCCTATGTGCTCAGTCACCGGCTGGTGATGAAACCGGAAGCGGCTTATTCCAGTCTGACGGCAGAGACGGCCATGCACGAGATCCTGGATCATGTGAAAGTACCGGTGCGGGATAAGAAATCGGTTAAATGA
- a CDS encoding globin-coupled sensor protein, producing the protein MRFRKRQIESDWRSEAKKESVRIQVQDQSVRDKLNMLDMTAEDLQFLKAIRPFAEKDIKEMARNFYASFYHIEPLKQIIDRYSSIEHLSQTLSVHVMEFFSGTIDDAFIERRYQVGQIHYRIGLKPAYYMGTFQNLQRSLTDLIYTITKDPSATRRMIHALNKMISFEQQLVLEAYDREYEQQLRQEYEVGKDDLKAAITGVSSDLNKLSGNTLETVKNLQDHFQSVRKSVLKSIQEGRRARLKASDGRNRLEHLFKQVGKAGESVRNLGNMVHVLETSGQEISRVSLLVKNISEQTHILALNSAIEAARAGEKGKGFHVIADEVKNVAEETHQAMIDISDRTEHSTHVTERVIRSLKQTTLTIENGMKQSGETRQKLQDMIQFVDTTSLLSEGIGKHVDELVHLAEQLAGRSESLNQSADQLMQKL; encoded by the coding sequence ATGCGTTTTCGAAAAAGACAGATTGAAAGCGACTGGCGGAGTGAAGCCAAAAAGGAAAGCGTCAGGATCCAGGTGCAGGATCAATCGGTACGTGATAAGCTGAATATGCTGGATATGACGGCTGAGGACCTGCAGTTTCTGAAAGCAATCCGTCCTTTTGCTGAGAAGGACATTAAAGAGATGGCGCGAAACTTTTATGCCAGCTTCTATCATATTGAACCGTTAAAACAGATTATTGATCGATACAGTTCGATTGAGCACTTGAGTCAGACCCTGTCCGTTCATGTGATGGAGTTTTTCTCAGGAACGATCGATGATGCCTTTATTGAACGCCGGTATCAGGTCGGGCAGATCCACTATCGGATTGGTCTGAAACCCGCTTATTATATGGGGACGTTCCAGAATCTGCAGAGAAGTCTGACCGATCTGATTTATACGATCACAAAGGATCCATCTGCTACCCGGCGCATGATCCATGCACTCAATAAAATGATCAGTTTTGAACAGCAGCTCGTCCTTGAAGCTTATGACAGGGAATACGAACAACAGCTCAGACAGGAATACGAAGTGGGAAAAGACGATCTCAAAGCAGCTATTACAGGTGTCAGCAGTGATTTGAATAAGCTGTCCGGCAATACTCTGGAAACAGTAAAAAATCTGCAGGATCATTTTCAGTCGGTCAGAAAATCCGTCCTCAAGAGTATTCAGGAGGGCCGCCGTGCCCGGCTGAAAGCATCTGACGGCAGGAACCGGCTGGAGCATCTCTTTAAACAGGTCGGAAAGGCCGGTGAGTCTGTGAGAAATCTGGGAAATATGGTGCATGTACTCGAAACGTCCGGCCAGGAAATCAGCCGGGTTTCGCTGCTTGTTAAAAACATCTCGGAACAGACCCACATTCTGGCCCTGAATTCGGCGATTGAAGCCGCAAGAGCAGGAGAAAAGGGCAAGGGATTCCACGTCATAGCGGATGAAGTGAAAAATGTCGCTGAGGAAACCCATCAGGCGATGATCGACATATCGGATAGAACGGAGCACTCAACCCATGTTACTGAACGGGTCATCCGTTCCCTGAAGCAAACGACCCTCACCATCGAGAACGGCATGAAACAATCCGGAGAAACCAGGCAGAAGCTTCAGGACATGATCCAGTTTGTTGATACCACCAGCCTCCTGTCTGAAGGCATCGGTAAGCATGTTGATGAACTCGTTCATCTGGCAGAGCAGCTGGCCGGCCGATCGGAATCGTTGAACCAGTCGGCGGATCAGCTGATGCAGAAGCTGTGA
- a CDS encoding EAL domain-containing protein yields the protein MKKAMERWKSELKKVDVHIDTDDERLQVQIKLIGLTALDLRILKWAQPGMKVCFGQIMDDFMRMIEAFPELKSREEPGASKILKQLFYDQLIFVFSGQIDRSVVQICRRKASILFAHKMTPSYYLACLSHLRHLTAEAAFRKWKTVFQLTQILTSMDKMMSFEQQLVIEAYQAYVREAENQKEKAMRYKAYHDTLTGLPNRRSADEAIRITLDSARRNSRTCALFTINIDRFKMVNEVYGRHCGDLFLQTAARRLQQAIKSYDTKLFRINSDEFCVLLRDDLSRETLAALASRMVAISGQAYMIKGRKIFATVSVGIACYPRDGENDLHLRTSAEAALREAKQGKTGFFFYNNELHNRQLQKVGIENDLHSALHKNQFLLYYQPQIRSGDRKVIGTEALIRWSHPQCGLVSPNGFIPVAEETGQIREIGNWVIQEACRQMKAWQDAGSCKIPVSVNLSFSQFHDDQLPEYIRHVLQANGLEPQYLILEITESMMAEDFRHSARMLREIKDMGIKVSVDDFGTGYSSLSYLKHLPVDRIKIDRSFVTDIAQNKRDKAIVAAIVDLAEHLLIEVIAEGIENEEQLHAVEQCRCRAIQGFYYSRPLSCGDFQRYMMTGGGEIS from the coding sequence ATGAAGAAGGCAATGGAAAGATGGAAAAGTGAACTGAAAAAAGTGGACGTACACATCGATACTGATGATGAACGGTTACAAGTACAGATAAAATTGATCGGGCTGACTGCTCTTGATCTTAGAATACTGAAATGGGCACAGCCGGGAATGAAGGTCTGTTTCGGTCAAATAATGGATGACTTCATGAGGATGATTGAGGCGTTTCCGGAACTTAAGAGTCGGGAGGAGCCCGGTGCGTCAAAAATCCTGAAACAATTATTCTATGACCAGCTGATCTTCGTTTTCAGCGGGCAGATCGATCGATCGGTTGTGCAAATATGCAGAAGGAAAGCGTCTATCCTTTTTGCTCATAAAATGACTCCCTCTTACTATCTTGCCTGTCTCTCTCACCTGAGACATCTGACGGCAGAGGCTGCCTTCCGAAAATGGAAAACCGTGTTTCAGCTGACACAGATTTTAACTTCTATGGATAAAATGATGAGTTTTGAACAGCAGCTGGTCATTGAAGCCTATCAGGCGTACGTAAGAGAAGCGGAAAATCAGAAAGAAAAAGCCATGCGCTATAAGGCCTATCATGATACACTGACCGGTCTTCCAAACCGCAGAAGTGCAGATGAGGCCATCCGTATAACCCTTGATTCGGCGCGCAGAAACAGCAGGACGTGCGCTCTGTTTACCATCAATATTGATCGATTCAAGATGGTGAATGAAGTATACGGCCGTCATTGCGGCGATCTCTTTCTTCAGACAGCCGCCCGGCGTCTGCAGCAGGCTATTAAGTCCTATGACACGAAGCTGTTCCGGATCAACAGTGATGAGTTTTGCGTACTCTTGCGCGATGATCTCAGCCGTGAAACGCTGGCTGCACTGGCTTCCCGGATGGTCGCCATTTCCGGTCAGGCATATATGATAAAAGGACGGAAAATCTTCGCTACCGTCAGTGTCGGCATTGCCTGCTACCCGCGAGACGGAGAAAATGATCTGCATCTTCGAACGAGTGCGGAAGCCGCATTGAGAGAAGCAAAACAGGGGAAAACCGGCTTTTTCTTTTACAATAATGAACTGCATAACCGTCAGCTTCAGAAGGTGGGGATTGAAAATGACCTGCACAGCGCGTTACATAAGAATCAGTTTCTTCTCTATTATCAGCCTCAGATCCGATCAGGGGATCGGAAGGTTATTGGAACAGAAGCCCTGATCCGATGGAGCCATCCTCAATGCGGACTCGTTTCTCCGAACGGGTTTATTCCCGTCGCAGAAGAGACCGGGCAGATCCGTGAAATAGGGAACTGGGTCATTCAGGAAGCCTGCAGACAGATGAAAGCCTGGCAGGATGCCGGCAGTTGCAAAATCCCTGTCTCGGTCAATCTCTCTTTCAGCCAGTTCCATGATGACCAGCTTCCTGAATACATCCGGCACGTGCTTCAGGCAAACGGACTGGAACCTCAGTATCTGATCCTCGAAATCACCGAATCCATGATGGCGGAGGATTTCAGACATTCAGCCCGGATGCTTCGTGAAATCAAAGATATGGGGATTAAAGTCAGTGTGGATGACTTCGGGACAGGTTACAGTTCACTCAGCTATCTGAAGCATCTGCCGGTCGATCGTATTAAGATTGATCGTTCATTTGTGACGGATATCGCGCAAAATAAGCGGGATAAAGCGATTGTGGCTGCCATTGTTGATCTGGCGGAACACCTCTTAATTGAAGTCATTGCCGAGGGTATTGAAAATGAAGAACAGCTCCATGCCGTCGAGCAGTGCCGCTGTCGTGCGATCCAGGGTTTTTATTACAGCCGGCCGCTTTCATGCGGAGATTTCCAGCGCTATATGATGACCGGTGGCGGTGAGATTTCATAA
- the metE gene encoding 5-methyltetrahydropteroyltriglutamate--homocysteine S-methyltransferase, giving the protein MGDVLSANLGYPRIGEKREWKKAVERFWSKKISKGEFLETTKKLWLNNLKKQKEIGVDLIPVGDFSFYDHVLDTAVLFGLIPERFNTGEKQVSLETYFSIARGTKEAEASEMTKWFDTNYHYIVPEISNETKPFITENRLLRLFNEAKKELGITAKPVLVGPVTLLKLSKGYNRDHFQTLLDALIPLYIQVLNELRTAGAEWVQLDEPILVKTLPKEDVSVFQNVYQRIKDGTPGLSILLQTYFEAVDAYQTVVNLPVDGIGLDFVYGKEANLQAVKTFGFPQDKVLAAGVIDGRNVWKADLQATFSELKSLLDAVGGKDKLWVTPSCSLLHVPVTVKNERELDPVLKGALSFADEKLDEVVVLAHALNEGASSAAAAFRQNNEELSALKTSVHRNNKEVQKELSHLDQELPARPGSWKLRQAIQADAFKLPPLPSTTIGSFPQTKEVRLARRRLRRGEWSQDQYDRFIKDEIAKWIDIQEDIGIDVLVHGEFERNDMVEYFGEKLAGFAFTRFGWVQSYGSRCVKPPLIFGDVAWRGPMTVRESAYAQSLTKKPVKGMLTGPVTIYNWSFVRNDISQATVFNQIALALKKEVHALEEADIRMIQVDEPALREGLPLKEEKKAGYLHDAVYAFRLATSFVNNDTQIHTHMCYSEFDEIIGAIDALDTDVISIEAARSHGEIISTFEDFEYKKGIGLGVYDIHSPRIPSVEEMKSYAERALKVLNPKIVWINPDCGLKTRKPEEAIPALRNMVEAAREVRAELENTVGK; this is encoded by the coding sequence ATGGGAGATGTGCTGAGTGCCAATCTCGGTTATCCGAGGATTGGGGAAAAAAGGGAATGGAAAAAAGCTGTGGAACGGTTCTGGTCAAAAAAGATCTCCAAAGGGGAGTTTCTGGAAACAACGAAAAAGCTGTGGTTGAATAACCTGAAGAAGCAGAAAGAAATTGGTGTGGATCTGATTCCGGTCGGAGACTTCAGCTTCTATGACCACGTTCTGGATACCGCGGTCTTATTCGGTTTGATTCCTGAGCGGTTCAACACGGGAGAAAAGCAGGTTTCCCTTGAGACTTACTTTTCAATCGCGCGCGGCACCAAAGAGGCGGAAGCTTCAGAAATGACCAAATGGTTTGACACAAATTATCACTATATTGTTCCGGAAATCAGTAATGAGACGAAGCCGTTTATTACCGAAAATCGCTTGCTCCGTTTGTTCAACGAAGCGAAAAAAGAACTCGGTATTACAGCCAAACCTGTTCTTGTCGGGCCGGTGACCCTGCTTAAACTTTCCAAGGGGTACAACAGGGATCACTTTCAGACGCTCCTGGATGCACTGATCCCGCTGTATATCCAGGTCCTGAATGAATTACGGACTGCCGGAGCGGAATGGGTACAGCTGGATGAACCGATTCTTGTAAAAACGCTGCCGAAAGAGGACGTGTCCGTCTTCCAGAACGTCTATCAGAGGATTAAAGACGGCACACCGGGTCTGTCGATCCTGCTTCAGACGTATTTTGAAGCAGTTGACGCCTATCAGACCGTTGTCAACCTGCCTGTTGACGGCATCGGACTGGACTTCGTCTACGGAAAAGAAGCCAATCTGCAGGCGGTAAAGACGTTTGGATTCCCGCAGGACAAAGTGCTGGCCGCCGGTGTCATTGACGGACGCAATGTCTGGAAAGCAGATCTGCAGGCGACCTTCAGTGAACTGAAGAGCCTGCTCGATGCGGTCGGAGGAAAGGACAAACTCTGGGTCACTCCATCGTGCAGCCTGCTTCATGTTCCCGTTACCGTCAAAAACGAAAGGGAACTGGATCCTGTATTGAAAGGTGCCCTGTCCTTCGCCGATGAAAAGCTTGACGAGGTCGTTGTGCTGGCTCATGCGCTGAACGAGGGCGCATCTTCTGCCGCCGCCGCTTTTCGGCAGAACAATGAAGAACTCTCTGCTCTGAAAACTTCCGTGCACCGCAACAATAAAGAGGTGCAGAAGGAACTGAGTCATCTCGACCAGGAACTGCCGGCACGTCCCGGTTCCTGGAAACTGCGGCAGGCTATTCAGGCGGATGCTTTTAAGCTTCCTCCCCTGCCTTCCACAACCATCGGCAGTTTTCCGCAGACTAAAGAAGTTCGCCTCGCGCGTCGCAGACTGCGCCGGGGCGAATGGTCGCAGGATCAATATGACCGGTTTATTAAAGATGAAATAGCGAAATGGATCGACATTCAGGAAGATATCGGCATTGATGTACTCGTTCATGGCGAATTTGAACGTAATGACATGGTCGAATATTTTGGCGAAAAGCTGGCCGGATTTGCCTTTACCCGTTTCGGTTGGGTACAGTCTTATGGTTCGCGCTGCGTCAAGCCGCCGCTGATTTTCGGCGATGTCGCCTGGCGGGGGCCAATGACGGTCAGGGAAAGTGCCTATGCCCAGTCGCTGACAAAAAAGCCGGTTAAGGGCATGCTCACCGGTCCGGTTACAATTTACAACTGGTCCTTCGTTCGAAATGACATCAGTCAGGCGACTGTATTTAATCAGATCGCACTTGCACTGAAAAAAGAAGTACACGCCCTGGAAGAGGCAGATATCCGGATGATTCAGGTCGACGAGCCAGCGCTTCGCGAAGGGCTGCCCCTGAAGGAAGAAAAGAAGGCAGGGTACCTGCATGATGCCGTATATGCATTCCGGCTCGCCACGTCATTCGTTAATAATGATACACAGATCCATACACATATGTGTTACTCGGAATTCGATGAAATCATCGGTGCCATTGATGCACTCGATACCGATGTGATTTCAATCGAAGCGGCCCGCAGCCATGGGGAAATCATCTCCACTTTTGAAGACTTTGAATATAAAAAAGGCATCGGACTTGGCGTTTACGACATCCACAGTCCGCGTATTCCGAGCGTTGAGGAAATGAAGTCCTACGCCGAACGTGCGCTGAAGGTGCTCAATCCGAAAATCGTCTGGATCAACCCGGACTGCGGCCTGAAAACGCGCAAACCGGAAGAAGCGATTCCGGCTCTCAGAAACATGGTTGAAGCTGCCCGTGAAGTGCGTGCGGAACTCGAAAATACAGTTGGAAAATAA
- a CDS encoding DUF1259 domain-containing protein, whose amino-acid sequence MSSTSSTCQKLADIIGGVVITSTPACVVQRLRNINATILNRRTRSPLALPFALSFENSKRGETLNLGESVILQQEINPFLTALRKRGLIVTAVHNHWLFDEPRLMYMHWENIGDPFQFARNSFEAAVEAGLFKKSR is encoded by the coding sequence ATGTCATCAACCTCATCAACCTGTCAAAAACTTGCAGATATTATTGGCGGAGTAGTGATTACGTCTACTCCAGCCTGTGTGGTTCAACGGCTCAGAAATATAAATGCGACCATTCTGAACCGCCGAACCCGTTCACCTCTGGCACTCCCTTTTGCCCTCTCGTTTGAAAACAGTAAAAGAGGGGAAACCCTTAACTTAGGTGAATCGGTTATTCTTCAACAGGAAATCAATCCGTTTCTGACTGCATTAAGAAAAAGAGGTCTGATCGTAACAGCTGTTCATAATCACTGGCTGTTTGATGAACCGCGGTTAATGTACATGCACTGGGAAAATATAGGGGATCCATTCCAGTTTGCCAGAAATAGTTTTGAAGCCGCAGTAGAAGCCGGCCTCTTTAAAAAATCTCGATGA
- a CDS encoding peptide chain release factor 3, whose amino-acid sequence MTAIEQEIRRRRTFAIISHPDAGKTTLTEKLLLLGGAIRTAGSVKSRKAEKFATSDWMELEKKRGISVTSSVMQFEYDGYKINILDTPGHQDFSEDTYRTLMAVDSVVMIIDAAKGVEPQTIKLFKVCRDRGIPIFTFINKLDRQGKDPLELFEEIESVLGIESYPINYPIGMGQSFRGVYDRREHKIEWYNDKRERQVQQLGEVDELTDILKDTIDDYTLSQLEENLMLLDEAGSTYDYEAVKTGKQTPVFFGSAISSFGVPTFLEHYLKMAPDPQPRQSSGGLIQPDDTCFSGFIFKIQANMNPAHRDRIAFLRICSGKFEKGMTVYLDRTGKQLKLAQPQQFFADSRELIEEAWPGDIVGLYDTGFYQIGDAVCSSKETFNFGALPQFPPEHFAKVRAKNAMKQKHFLKGVSQLAQEGAIQVYKTPFEETILGVVGTLQFDVFVYRMQAEYGVTLDIERMPHQVAKWIVNRDDAEALRRNSNNLVVTDYKGRPVIIFENDFTLRWFRQKHPDVELRDSSHNM is encoded by the coding sequence ATGACAGCAATAGAGCAGGAAATCAGGAGGCGGCGCACGTTCGCCATTATCTCGCACCCGGATGCGGGTAAAACAACACTGACCGAGAAACTGCTGCTTCTGGGCGGAGCGATCCGGACCGCAGGGTCAGTCAAGTCGCGCAAAGCGGAGAAATTCGCAACATCAGACTGGATGGAACTGGAAAAAAAGAGAGGGATTTCAGTGACATCGAGTGTGATGCAATTTGAATATGACGGCTATAAGATTAATATTCTGGATACACCCGGCCACCAGGATTTCAGTGAAGACACCTACCGGACTTTGATGGCCGTTGACAGTGTGGTGATGATCATTGATGCGGCAAAGGGTGTTGAACCGCAGACGATCAAATTGTTTAAGGTATGCCGTGACCGGGGCATTCCTATTTTTACTTTTATCAATAAACTCGACCGCCAGGGGAAAGATCCGCTTGAACTTTTTGAAGAAATAGAAAGTGTACTTGGCATTGAATCTTATCCGATCAACTATCCGATTGGCATGGGGCAATCGTTCCGCGGCGTCTACGACCGGCGTGAACATAAAATTGAGTGGTATAACGATAAGCGTGAACGCCAGGTTCAGCAGCTTGGTGAAGTAGATGAGCTGACCGATATTCTGAAAGATACGATTGATGACTATACGCTCAGTCAGCTGGAAGAGAATCTGATGCTGCTGGACGAAGCGGGCAGCACGTATGATTATGAAGCGGTCAAAACCGGTAAGCAGACGCCTGTCTTTTTCGGCAGCGCGATTTCCAGCTTTGGTGTGCCAACTTTCCTTGAGCATTATCTGAAGATGGCACCGGATCCACAGCCACGTCAATCGAGCGGCGGACTCATTCAGCCGGATGACACGTGCTTTTCAGGTTTTATTTTCAAGATTCAAGCGAACATGAATCCCGCTCACCGTGACCGTATTGCCTTTCTCAGAATCTGTTCGGGAAAGTTTGAAAAAGGCATGACGGTGTATCTCGACCGGACGGGGAAGCAGTTGAAACTTGCACAGCCTCAGCAGTTTTTCGCCGACAGCCGTGAGCTGATCGAGGAAGCCTGGCCGGGCGACATTGTCGGGCTGTATGATACCGGCTTTTACCAGATCGGTGATGCCGTCTGCAGCAGTAAAGAGACTTTCAATTTCGGCGCACTGCCACAGTTCCCTCCGGAGCATTTCGCCAAAGTGCGGGCGAAGAATGCAATGAAGCAGAAACATTTCCTTAAAGGCGTCAGTCAGCTTGCTCAGGAAGGGGCAATCCAGGTGTACAAGACGCCCTTTGAAGAAACGATCCTCGGCGTCGTCGGCACGCTGCAGTTTGATGTGTTTGTCTATCGGATGCAAGCGGAATACGGTGTGACTCTCGATATTGAGCGGATGCCGCATCAGGTGGCAAAGTGGATTGTAAACCGCGACGACGCTGAAGCGCTCCGCCGCAATTCGAATAACCTGGTTGTTACGGACTATAAGGGGCGGCCGGTCATCATTTTTGAAAATGACTTCACGCTGCGCTGGTTCAGGCAGAAACATCCGGACGTTGAACTCAGGGATTCGAGTCATAATATGTAA
- a CDS encoding HAD family hydrolase, translating into MIKAIVFDFDGVILDSERIMYLVMQNMFAQYNVDLPLSLWSQSIGTQDGFDSLNYLQHQCHKTIDRKDFYARRNQLFNKMVDQEEVLPGVRSILQQAEQLGLKVGLATSSRGDWPRRHLKRLGLTDYFSTIKSWDDVVSVKPDPELYIRSLESLQVAPKEAIAIEDSFNGSLAAKKAGMYCIVVPNAVTKQMPFGHVDGCFKSLQDVSIEKLIHYFTPDQELEK; encoded by the coding sequence ATGATCAAAGCCATCGTGTTTGATTTTGACGGAGTCATCTTAGACAGTGAACGCATTATGTACCTGGTCATGCAAAACATGTTTGCCCAATATAATGTGGATCTTCCACTCAGCCTCTGGAGCCAGTCAATCGGCACACAGGACGGATTTGATTCACTGAATTATCTTCAGCACCAATGTCATAAGACGATTGATCGTAAAGATTTTTACGCCCGGAGGAATCAATTATTCAATAAAATGGTGGATCAGGAGGAAGTTCTTCCAGGGGTCCGGTCAATTCTTCAGCAGGCGGAGCAGCTCGGGCTGAAAGTGGGACTTGCCACCAGTTCGCGCGGTGACTGGCCGCGCCGTCATCTGAAGCGGCTCGGACTGACAGATTATTTCAGCACGATTAAATCATGGGATGATGTCGTCAGTGTGAAACCGGATCCGGAACTGTATATCCGCTCACTTGAGAGCCTGCAGGTGGCGCCGAAAGAAGCAATTGCGATAGAGGATTCCTTTAATGGATCCCTCGCGGCCAAGAAAGCGGGCATGTACTGCATTGTTGTCCCGAACGCCGTAACGAAACAAATGCCGTTCGGCCATGTGGACGGCTGTTTTAAATCGCTTCAGGATGTCTCAATTGAGAAACTGATCCATTATTTCACTCCTGATCAGGAACTGGAGAAGTGA